A region of Salvelinus alpinus chromosome 6, SLU_Salpinus.1, whole genome shotgun sequence DNA encodes the following proteins:
- the LOC139578954 gene encoding mannosyl-oligosaccharide glucosidase-like isoform X1, translating to MGRQRKRVVTGEADPPPTRKDEKPATLQRKEKKKKLDIGKIFINISIGLCIFSLIWFFYALYMRSSLAKRVVTLHHSPPVLDANSTSAEVSPERFWGSYRPQVYFGMKTRSPRSVVTGMMWMRQFSEVDVNLRHTCEQGDRLQGYGWLMHDGLSFGVQEIHDSDFTLTTEFVKRMGGEHGGDWTWRITAKQHFFLPQSAAPHAPVISLMFYAAADTQGSLEAHVEERNRLGSITGFSEELGNFKITFRKPVAGESPSAKYASYNYLQTMSPGLERLTDIVRNSLNRRFVYSPPSGEKRQYIAVDTYKPQHQPKTADPRKESDFVLHQVTVQTPFQIEVLFESGSFRDRPNQLSAAAMTEELEKRKAAFDAKFEKTFGLQAKGLGQAQVKFSKAALSNMLGGIGYFYGQSVVQSVYNEYPLLYPEGALFTAVPSRSFFPRGFLWDEGFHQLLLSKWDPQVTREATAHWLDLVNMEGWIPREQILGDEARSKVPAEFVVQRNENANPPTLFLALQKLVEQLQANPDAESSRPTLPFLRRLYPRLQTWFEWYNTTQTGPLPNSYRWRGRDKDTNLFLNPKTLTSGLDDYPRASHPSAEERHVDLHCWMALASGIMASVARLLGEPHQEYERTHQTLSDNALLDELHWSNQLRSFSDYGNHTQAVSLQQEKVYVPPGQPRHQFPVARLVRSVRRAPKPQFVNALGYISLFPFLLHVLTPDSPKLEHIFRDMRDADKLWTPYGLRSLSRADPLYMKRNTEHDAPYWRGPIWININYLAVRALHHYGNTEGPYQEKAATLYQELRTNIMSNVYRQYAETGYIWEQYNDSTGSGQGSHPFTGWSALTVLIMAEQY from the exons ATGGGCaggcagaggaagagagtggtgacCGGCGAGGCTGACCCCCCTCCCACAAGGAAAGACGAGAAGCCTGCCACCCTACAACGcaaggagaaaaaaaagaagcTCGACATTGGCAAAATCTTCATCAACATCTCCATCGGCCTCTGCATCTTCAGCCTTATCTGGTTCTTCTATGCCCTTTACATGCGTTCCTCGCTGGCCAAACGGGTGGTAACTTTGCACCACTCACCTCCTGTCCTCGATGCCAACAGCACCAGCGCTGAGGTGTCCCCTGAGAGGTTTTGGGGCTCCTACCGACCCCAGGTCTACTTTGGGATGAAAACCAGGAGCCCAAGATCTGTTGTCACAG GGATGATGTGGATGCGTCAGTTCTCTGAGGTGGATGTGAACCTCAGGCACACATGCGAGCAGGGCGACCGGCTGCAGGGCTATGGCTGGCTGATGCATGACGGCCTCAGCTTTGGTGTGCAGGAGATCCACGACAGCGACTTTACGCTCACCACAGAGTTTGTCAAGCGGATGGGCGGTGAGCACGGAGGGGACTGGACCTGGAGGATCACAGCCAAGCAGCAT ttCTTCCTTCCCCAGAGTGCGGCTCCCCACGCGCCGGTCATCTCCCTGATGTTCTACGCTGCTGCCGACACCCAGGGTTCCCTGGAGGCCCACGTGGAAGAGAGGAACCGTCTGGGTTCCATCACTGGGTTTTCAGAGGAGCTAGGGAACTTCAAGATAACCTTCCGCAAGCCTGTCGCCGGGGAGTCCCCCAGTGCCAAATACGCCAG CTACAACTACCTCCAGACCATGTCGCCAGGCTTGGAGAGGCTGACGGACATCGTGAGGAATAGCTTGAACCGCAGATTCGTCTACAGCCCCCCCTCTGGCGAGAAGAGGCAGTACATTGCAGTGGACACCTACAAGCCCCAGCACCAGCCGAAAACAGCCGACCCCAGAAAGGAGAGCGACTTTGTCCTGCACCAGGTCACTGTCCAGACGCCCTTCCAGATTGAGGTCCTGTTCGAGTCTGGTAGCTTCCGCGATCGTCCCAACCAGCTGTCAGCGGCGGCCATGACAGAGGAGCTGGAGAAGAGGAAGGCGGCGTTCGACGCCAAGTTCGAGAAGACGTTCGGCCTCCAGGCCAAAGGCTTGGGCCAGGCCCAGGTGAAGTTCAGCAAGGCGGCGCTGAGCAACATGCTGGGCGGGATTGGTTACTTCTACGGCCAGTCGGTGGTCCAGTCGGTGTACAATGAGTACCCGCTGCTCTACCCCGAGGGTGCCCTGTTCACCGCCGTGCCCTCGCGCTCCTTCTTCCCCCGGGGGTTCCTGTGGGATGAAGGCTTCCACCAGCTGCTGCTCAGCAAGTGGGACCCCCAGGTGACGCGGGAGGCCACGGCTCACTGGTTGGACCTGGTCAATATGGAGGGATGGATTCCCCGGGAGCAGATCCTTGGCGACGAGGCGCGCAGCAAGGTTCCTGCCGAGTTTGTGGTGCAGCGCAACGAGAACGCCAACCCACCCACCCTCTTCTTGGCCCTGCAGAAGCTAGTGGAGCAGCTCCAGGCCAACCCGGACGCAGAGTCCTCACGGCCCACCCTGCCCTTCCTCCGCAGGCTCTACCCCCGGCTCCAGACGTGGTTCGAGTGgtacaacaccacccagacaGGCCCGCTGCCCAACTCCTACCGCTGGCGGGGCCGTGACAAGGACACCAACCTCTTCCTCAATCCCAAGACGCTGACGTCCGGCCTGGATGACTATCCGCGGGCCTCGCACCCATCAGCCGAGGAGCGCCACGTGGACCTGCACTGCTGGATGGCCCTGGCGTCGGGCATCATGGCCAGCGTAGCCCGGCTGCTGGGAGAGCCCCACCAGGAGTACGAGCGCACCCACCAGACGCTCAGCGACAACGCACTGCTAGACGAGCTGCACTGGTCAAACCAGCTTCGCTCCTTCAGCGACTATGGAAACCACACGCAGGCGGTGTCGCTGCAGCAAGAGAAGGTGTACGTGCCCCCAGGGCAGCCGAGGCACCAGTTTCCCGTGGCGCGCCTGGTGCGCTCGGTCCGCCGGGCCCCCAAGCCGCAGTTCGTCAATGCTTTGGGCTACATCAGCCTATTCCCCTTCCTGCTGCACGTCCTGACGCCCGACTCGCCCAAGCTAGAGCACATCTTCAGAGACATGAGGGACGCGGACAAGCTGTGGACGCCCTACGGCCTGCGCTCTCTGTCCAGGGCCGACCCGCTCTACATGAAACGCAACACGGAGCACGATGCCCCCTACTGGCGGGGCCCcatatggatcaacattaactaccTGGCCGTCAGGGCACTGCACCACTATGGCAACACTGAGGGGCCATATCAGGAGAAGGCGGCCACCCTCTACCAGGAACTCAGAACTAATATCATGAGCAATGTTTACAGACAGTATGCAGAGACTGGGTATATATGGGAACAGTACAATGACAGCACGGGCAGTGGGCAAGGGAGCCACCCCTTCACCGGCTGGTCGGCACTAACTGTTTTGATAATGGCTGAGCAGTATTGA
- the LOC139578954 gene encoding mannosyl-oligosaccharide glucosidase-like isoform X2, with product MGRQRKRVVTGEADPPPTRKDEKPATLQRKEKKKKLDIGKIFINISIGLCIFSLIWFFYALYMRSSLAKRVVTLHHSPPVLDANSTSAEVSPERFWGSYRPQVYFGMKTRSPRSVVTGMMWMRQFSEVDVNLRHTCEQGDRLQGYGWLMHDGLSFGVQEIHDSDFTLTTEFVKRMGGEHGGDWTWRITAKQHSAAPHAPVISLMFYAAADTQGSLEAHVEERNRLGSITGFSEELGNFKITFRKPVAGESPSAKYASYNYLQTMSPGLERLTDIVRNSLNRRFVYSPPSGEKRQYIAVDTYKPQHQPKTADPRKESDFVLHQVTVQTPFQIEVLFESGSFRDRPNQLSAAAMTEELEKRKAAFDAKFEKTFGLQAKGLGQAQVKFSKAALSNMLGGIGYFYGQSVVQSVYNEYPLLYPEGALFTAVPSRSFFPRGFLWDEGFHQLLLSKWDPQVTREATAHWLDLVNMEGWIPREQILGDEARSKVPAEFVVQRNENANPPTLFLALQKLVEQLQANPDAESSRPTLPFLRRLYPRLQTWFEWYNTTQTGPLPNSYRWRGRDKDTNLFLNPKTLTSGLDDYPRASHPSAEERHVDLHCWMALASGIMASVARLLGEPHQEYERTHQTLSDNALLDELHWSNQLRSFSDYGNHTQAVSLQQEKVYVPPGQPRHQFPVARLVRSVRRAPKPQFVNALGYISLFPFLLHVLTPDSPKLEHIFRDMRDADKLWTPYGLRSLSRADPLYMKRNTEHDAPYWRGPIWININYLAVRALHHYGNTEGPYQEKAATLYQELRTNIMSNVYRQYAETGYIWEQYNDSTGSGQGSHPFTGWSALTVLIMAEQY from the exons ATGGGCaggcagaggaagagagtggtgacCGGCGAGGCTGACCCCCCTCCCACAAGGAAAGACGAGAAGCCTGCCACCCTACAACGcaaggagaaaaaaaagaagcTCGACATTGGCAAAATCTTCATCAACATCTCCATCGGCCTCTGCATCTTCAGCCTTATCTGGTTCTTCTATGCCCTTTACATGCGTTCCTCGCTGGCCAAACGGGTGGTAACTTTGCACCACTCACCTCCTGTCCTCGATGCCAACAGCACCAGCGCTGAGGTGTCCCCTGAGAGGTTTTGGGGCTCCTACCGACCCCAGGTCTACTTTGGGATGAAAACCAGGAGCCCAAGATCTGTTGTCACAG GGATGATGTGGATGCGTCAGTTCTCTGAGGTGGATGTGAACCTCAGGCACACATGCGAGCAGGGCGACCGGCTGCAGGGCTATGGCTGGCTGATGCATGACGGCCTCAGCTTTGGTGTGCAGGAGATCCACGACAGCGACTTTACGCTCACCACAGAGTTTGTCAAGCGGATGGGCGGTGAGCACGGAGGGGACTGGACCTGGAGGATCACAGCCAAGCAGCAT AGTGCGGCTCCCCACGCGCCGGTCATCTCCCTGATGTTCTACGCTGCTGCCGACACCCAGGGTTCCCTGGAGGCCCACGTGGAAGAGAGGAACCGTCTGGGTTCCATCACTGGGTTTTCAGAGGAGCTAGGGAACTTCAAGATAACCTTCCGCAAGCCTGTCGCCGGGGAGTCCCCCAGTGCCAAATACGCCAG CTACAACTACCTCCAGACCATGTCGCCAGGCTTGGAGAGGCTGACGGACATCGTGAGGAATAGCTTGAACCGCAGATTCGTCTACAGCCCCCCCTCTGGCGAGAAGAGGCAGTACATTGCAGTGGACACCTACAAGCCCCAGCACCAGCCGAAAACAGCCGACCCCAGAAAGGAGAGCGACTTTGTCCTGCACCAGGTCACTGTCCAGACGCCCTTCCAGATTGAGGTCCTGTTCGAGTCTGGTAGCTTCCGCGATCGTCCCAACCAGCTGTCAGCGGCGGCCATGACAGAGGAGCTGGAGAAGAGGAAGGCGGCGTTCGACGCCAAGTTCGAGAAGACGTTCGGCCTCCAGGCCAAAGGCTTGGGCCAGGCCCAGGTGAAGTTCAGCAAGGCGGCGCTGAGCAACATGCTGGGCGGGATTGGTTACTTCTACGGCCAGTCGGTGGTCCAGTCGGTGTACAATGAGTACCCGCTGCTCTACCCCGAGGGTGCCCTGTTCACCGCCGTGCCCTCGCGCTCCTTCTTCCCCCGGGGGTTCCTGTGGGATGAAGGCTTCCACCAGCTGCTGCTCAGCAAGTGGGACCCCCAGGTGACGCGGGAGGCCACGGCTCACTGGTTGGACCTGGTCAATATGGAGGGATGGATTCCCCGGGAGCAGATCCTTGGCGACGAGGCGCGCAGCAAGGTTCCTGCCGAGTTTGTGGTGCAGCGCAACGAGAACGCCAACCCACCCACCCTCTTCTTGGCCCTGCAGAAGCTAGTGGAGCAGCTCCAGGCCAACCCGGACGCAGAGTCCTCACGGCCCACCCTGCCCTTCCTCCGCAGGCTCTACCCCCGGCTCCAGACGTGGTTCGAGTGgtacaacaccacccagacaGGCCCGCTGCCCAACTCCTACCGCTGGCGGGGCCGTGACAAGGACACCAACCTCTTCCTCAATCCCAAGACGCTGACGTCCGGCCTGGATGACTATCCGCGGGCCTCGCACCCATCAGCCGAGGAGCGCCACGTGGACCTGCACTGCTGGATGGCCCTGGCGTCGGGCATCATGGCCAGCGTAGCCCGGCTGCTGGGAGAGCCCCACCAGGAGTACGAGCGCACCCACCAGACGCTCAGCGACAACGCACTGCTAGACGAGCTGCACTGGTCAAACCAGCTTCGCTCCTTCAGCGACTATGGAAACCACACGCAGGCGGTGTCGCTGCAGCAAGAGAAGGTGTACGTGCCCCCAGGGCAGCCGAGGCACCAGTTTCCCGTGGCGCGCCTGGTGCGCTCGGTCCGCCGGGCCCCCAAGCCGCAGTTCGTCAATGCTTTGGGCTACATCAGCCTATTCCCCTTCCTGCTGCACGTCCTGACGCCCGACTCGCCCAAGCTAGAGCACATCTTCAGAGACATGAGGGACGCGGACAAGCTGTGGACGCCCTACGGCCTGCGCTCTCTGTCCAGGGCCGACCCGCTCTACATGAAACGCAACACGGAGCACGATGCCCCCTACTGGCGGGGCCCcatatggatcaacattaactaccTGGCCGTCAGGGCACTGCACCACTATGGCAACACTGAGGGGCCATATCAGGAGAAGGCGGCCACCCTCTACCAGGAACTCAGAACTAATATCATGAGCAATGTTTACAGACAGTATGCAGAGACTGGGTATATATGGGAACAGTACAATGACAGCACGGGCAGTGGGCAAGGGAGCCACCCCTTCACCGGCTGGTCGGCACTAACTGTTTTGATAATGGCTGAGCAGTATTGA
- the LOC139578954 gene encoding mannosyl-oligosaccharide glucosidase-like isoform X3 codes for MMWMRQFSEVDVNLRHTCEQGDRLQGYGWLMHDGLSFGVQEIHDSDFTLTTEFVKRMGGEHGGDWTWRITAKQHFFLPQSAAPHAPVISLMFYAAADTQGSLEAHVEERNRLGSITGFSEELGNFKITFRKPVAGESPSAKYASYNYLQTMSPGLERLTDIVRNSLNRRFVYSPPSGEKRQYIAVDTYKPQHQPKTADPRKESDFVLHQVTVQTPFQIEVLFESGSFRDRPNQLSAAAMTEELEKRKAAFDAKFEKTFGLQAKGLGQAQVKFSKAALSNMLGGIGYFYGQSVVQSVYNEYPLLYPEGALFTAVPSRSFFPRGFLWDEGFHQLLLSKWDPQVTREATAHWLDLVNMEGWIPREQILGDEARSKVPAEFVVQRNENANPPTLFLALQKLVEQLQANPDAESSRPTLPFLRRLYPRLQTWFEWYNTTQTGPLPNSYRWRGRDKDTNLFLNPKTLTSGLDDYPRASHPSAEERHVDLHCWMALASGIMASVARLLGEPHQEYERTHQTLSDNALLDELHWSNQLRSFSDYGNHTQAVSLQQEKVYVPPGQPRHQFPVARLVRSVRRAPKPQFVNALGYISLFPFLLHVLTPDSPKLEHIFRDMRDADKLWTPYGLRSLSRADPLYMKRNTEHDAPYWRGPIWININYLAVRALHHYGNTEGPYQEKAATLYQELRTNIMSNVYRQYAETGYIWEQYNDSTGSGQGSHPFTGWSALTVLIMAEQY; via the exons ATGATGTGGATGCGTCAGTTCTCTGAGGTGGATGTGAACCTCAGGCACACATGCGAGCAGGGCGACCGGCTGCAGGGCTATGGCTGGCTGATGCATGACGGCCTCAGCTTTGGTGTGCAGGAGATCCACGACAGCGACTTTACGCTCACCACAGAGTTTGTCAAGCGGATGGGCGGTGAGCACGGAGGGGACTGGACCTGGAGGATCACAGCCAAGCAGCAT ttCTTCCTTCCCCAGAGTGCGGCTCCCCACGCGCCGGTCATCTCCCTGATGTTCTACGCTGCTGCCGACACCCAGGGTTCCCTGGAGGCCCACGTGGAAGAGAGGAACCGTCTGGGTTCCATCACTGGGTTTTCAGAGGAGCTAGGGAACTTCAAGATAACCTTCCGCAAGCCTGTCGCCGGGGAGTCCCCCAGTGCCAAATACGCCAG CTACAACTACCTCCAGACCATGTCGCCAGGCTTGGAGAGGCTGACGGACATCGTGAGGAATAGCTTGAACCGCAGATTCGTCTACAGCCCCCCCTCTGGCGAGAAGAGGCAGTACATTGCAGTGGACACCTACAAGCCCCAGCACCAGCCGAAAACAGCCGACCCCAGAAAGGAGAGCGACTTTGTCCTGCACCAGGTCACTGTCCAGACGCCCTTCCAGATTGAGGTCCTGTTCGAGTCTGGTAGCTTCCGCGATCGTCCCAACCAGCTGTCAGCGGCGGCCATGACAGAGGAGCTGGAGAAGAGGAAGGCGGCGTTCGACGCCAAGTTCGAGAAGACGTTCGGCCTCCAGGCCAAAGGCTTGGGCCAGGCCCAGGTGAAGTTCAGCAAGGCGGCGCTGAGCAACATGCTGGGCGGGATTGGTTACTTCTACGGCCAGTCGGTGGTCCAGTCGGTGTACAATGAGTACCCGCTGCTCTACCCCGAGGGTGCCCTGTTCACCGCCGTGCCCTCGCGCTCCTTCTTCCCCCGGGGGTTCCTGTGGGATGAAGGCTTCCACCAGCTGCTGCTCAGCAAGTGGGACCCCCAGGTGACGCGGGAGGCCACGGCTCACTGGTTGGACCTGGTCAATATGGAGGGATGGATTCCCCGGGAGCAGATCCTTGGCGACGAGGCGCGCAGCAAGGTTCCTGCCGAGTTTGTGGTGCAGCGCAACGAGAACGCCAACCCACCCACCCTCTTCTTGGCCCTGCAGAAGCTAGTGGAGCAGCTCCAGGCCAACCCGGACGCAGAGTCCTCACGGCCCACCCTGCCCTTCCTCCGCAGGCTCTACCCCCGGCTCCAGACGTGGTTCGAGTGgtacaacaccacccagacaGGCCCGCTGCCCAACTCCTACCGCTGGCGGGGCCGTGACAAGGACACCAACCTCTTCCTCAATCCCAAGACGCTGACGTCCGGCCTGGATGACTATCCGCGGGCCTCGCACCCATCAGCCGAGGAGCGCCACGTGGACCTGCACTGCTGGATGGCCCTGGCGTCGGGCATCATGGCCAGCGTAGCCCGGCTGCTGGGAGAGCCCCACCAGGAGTACGAGCGCACCCACCAGACGCTCAGCGACAACGCACTGCTAGACGAGCTGCACTGGTCAAACCAGCTTCGCTCCTTCAGCGACTATGGAAACCACACGCAGGCGGTGTCGCTGCAGCAAGAGAAGGTGTACGTGCCCCCAGGGCAGCCGAGGCACCAGTTTCCCGTGGCGCGCCTGGTGCGCTCGGTCCGCCGGGCCCCCAAGCCGCAGTTCGTCAATGCTTTGGGCTACATCAGCCTATTCCCCTTCCTGCTGCACGTCCTGACGCCCGACTCGCCCAAGCTAGAGCACATCTTCAGAGACATGAGGGACGCGGACAAGCTGTGGACGCCCTACGGCCTGCGCTCTCTGTCCAGGGCCGACCCGCTCTACATGAAACGCAACACGGAGCACGATGCCCCCTACTGGCGGGGCCCcatatggatcaacattaactaccTGGCCGTCAGGGCACTGCACCACTATGGCAACACTGAGGGGCCATATCAGGAGAAGGCGGCCACCCTCTACCAGGAACTCAGAACTAATATCATGAGCAATGTTTACAGACAGTATGCAGAGACTGGGTATATATGGGAACAGTACAATGACAGCACGGGCAGTGGGCAAGGGAGCCACCCCTTCACCGGCTGGTCGGCACTAACTGTTTTGATAATGGCTGAGCAGTATTGA
- the LOC139578954 gene encoding mannosyl-oligosaccharide glucosidase-like isoform X4 gives MMWMRQFSEVDVNLRHTCEQGDRLQGYGWLMHDGLSFGVQEIHDSDFTLTTEFVKRMGGEHGGDWTWRITAKQHSAAPHAPVISLMFYAAADTQGSLEAHVEERNRLGSITGFSEELGNFKITFRKPVAGESPSAKYASYNYLQTMSPGLERLTDIVRNSLNRRFVYSPPSGEKRQYIAVDTYKPQHQPKTADPRKESDFVLHQVTVQTPFQIEVLFESGSFRDRPNQLSAAAMTEELEKRKAAFDAKFEKTFGLQAKGLGQAQVKFSKAALSNMLGGIGYFYGQSVVQSVYNEYPLLYPEGALFTAVPSRSFFPRGFLWDEGFHQLLLSKWDPQVTREATAHWLDLVNMEGWIPREQILGDEARSKVPAEFVVQRNENANPPTLFLALQKLVEQLQANPDAESSRPTLPFLRRLYPRLQTWFEWYNTTQTGPLPNSYRWRGRDKDTNLFLNPKTLTSGLDDYPRASHPSAEERHVDLHCWMALASGIMASVARLLGEPHQEYERTHQTLSDNALLDELHWSNQLRSFSDYGNHTQAVSLQQEKVYVPPGQPRHQFPVARLVRSVRRAPKPQFVNALGYISLFPFLLHVLTPDSPKLEHIFRDMRDADKLWTPYGLRSLSRADPLYMKRNTEHDAPYWRGPIWININYLAVRALHHYGNTEGPYQEKAATLYQELRTNIMSNVYRQYAETGYIWEQYNDSTGSGQGSHPFTGWSALTVLIMAEQY, from the exons ATGATGTGGATGCGTCAGTTCTCTGAGGTGGATGTGAACCTCAGGCACACATGCGAGCAGGGCGACCGGCTGCAGGGCTATGGCTGGCTGATGCATGACGGCCTCAGCTTTGGTGTGCAGGAGATCCACGACAGCGACTTTACGCTCACCACAGAGTTTGTCAAGCGGATGGGCGGTGAGCACGGAGGGGACTGGACCTGGAGGATCACAGCCAAGCAGCAT AGTGCGGCTCCCCACGCGCCGGTCATCTCCCTGATGTTCTACGCTGCTGCCGACACCCAGGGTTCCCTGGAGGCCCACGTGGAAGAGAGGAACCGTCTGGGTTCCATCACTGGGTTTTCAGAGGAGCTAGGGAACTTCAAGATAACCTTCCGCAAGCCTGTCGCCGGGGAGTCCCCCAGTGCCAAATACGCCAG CTACAACTACCTCCAGACCATGTCGCCAGGCTTGGAGAGGCTGACGGACATCGTGAGGAATAGCTTGAACCGCAGATTCGTCTACAGCCCCCCCTCTGGCGAGAAGAGGCAGTACATTGCAGTGGACACCTACAAGCCCCAGCACCAGCCGAAAACAGCCGACCCCAGAAAGGAGAGCGACTTTGTCCTGCACCAGGTCACTGTCCAGACGCCCTTCCAGATTGAGGTCCTGTTCGAGTCTGGTAGCTTCCGCGATCGTCCCAACCAGCTGTCAGCGGCGGCCATGACAGAGGAGCTGGAGAAGAGGAAGGCGGCGTTCGACGCCAAGTTCGAGAAGACGTTCGGCCTCCAGGCCAAAGGCTTGGGCCAGGCCCAGGTGAAGTTCAGCAAGGCGGCGCTGAGCAACATGCTGGGCGGGATTGGTTACTTCTACGGCCAGTCGGTGGTCCAGTCGGTGTACAATGAGTACCCGCTGCTCTACCCCGAGGGTGCCCTGTTCACCGCCGTGCCCTCGCGCTCCTTCTTCCCCCGGGGGTTCCTGTGGGATGAAGGCTTCCACCAGCTGCTGCTCAGCAAGTGGGACCCCCAGGTGACGCGGGAGGCCACGGCTCACTGGTTGGACCTGGTCAATATGGAGGGATGGATTCCCCGGGAGCAGATCCTTGGCGACGAGGCGCGCAGCAAGGTTCCTGCCGAGTTTGTGGTGCAGCGCAACGAGAACGCCAACCCACCCACCCTCTTCTTGGCCCTGCAGAAGCTAGTGGAGCAGCTCCAGGCCAACCCGGACGCAGAGTCCTCACGGCCCACCCTGCCCTTCCTCCGCAGGCTCTACCCCCGGCTCCAGACGTGGTTCGAGTGgtacaacaccacccagacaGGCCCGCTGCCCAACTCCTACCGCTGGCGGGGCCGTGACAAGGACACCAACCTCTTCCTCAATCCCAAGACGCTGACGTCCGGCCTGGATGACTATCCGCGGGCCTCGCACCCATCAGCCGAGGAGCGCCACGTGGACCTGCACTGCTGGATGGCCCTGGCGTCGGGCATCATGGCCAGCGTAGCCCGGCTGCTGGGAGAGCCCCACCAGGAGTACGAGCGCACCCACCAGACGCTCAGCGACAACGCACTGCTAGACGAGCTGCACTGGTCAAACCAGCTTCGCTCCTTCAGCGACTATGGAAACCACACGCAGGCGGTGTCGCTGCAGCAAGAGAAGGTGTACGTGCCCCCAGGGCAGCCGAGGCACCAGTTTCCCGTGGCGCGCCTGGTGCGCTCGGTCCGCCGGGCCCCCAAGCCGCAGTTCGTCAATGCTTTGGGCTACATCAGCCTATTCCCCTTCCTGCTGCACGTCCTGACGCCCGACTCGCCCAAGCTAGAGCACATCTTCAGAGACATGAGGGACGCGGACAAGCTGTGGACGCCCTACGGCCTGCGCTCTCTGTCCAGGGCCGACCCGCTCTACATGAAACGCAACACGGAGCACGATGCCCCCTACTGGCGGGGCCCcatatggatcaacattaactaccTGGCCGTCAGGGCACTGCACCACTATGGCAACACTGAGGGGCCATATCAGGAGAAGGCGGCCACCCTCTACCAGGAACTCAGAACTAATATCATGAGCAATGTTTACAGACAGTATGCAGAGACTGGGTATATATGGGAACAGTACAATGACAGCACGGGCAGTGGGCAAGGGAGCCACCCCTTCACCGGCTGGTCGGCACTAACTGTTTTGATAATGGCTGAGCAGTATTGA